The following coding sequences lie in one Eremothecium sinecaudum strain ATCC 58844 chromosome IV, complete sequence genomic window:
- the SMC2 gene encoding condensin subunit SMC2 (Syntenic homolog of Ashbya gossypii AGR236W; Syntenic homolog of Saccharomyces cerevisiae YFR031C (SMC2)) — MRVEELIIDGFKSYATRTVISDWDRQFNAITGLNGSGKSNILDAICFVLGITSMATVRAQNLQDLIYKRGQAGVVKASVTIVFDNTDVAGSPIGFESYPKISVTRQIALGGTSKYLINGHRAQQQTVLHLFQSVQLNINNPNFLIMQGKITKLLNMKPTEILSLIEEAAGTRMFEDMKEKAMRIMAKKETKLQENRTLLEEEIKPKLNKFRNEERAFIEFQETQNELEKLLQVVSAYDYRSLVTKNASTQEVLEQNAQRTEELQIEIERYKSEINSLNEDFAAIKKQKELEFLKDGAVSTLEKHLNELSTELSRLSTNISIAQDDLKEEETNVLAIKKALEVSRAQLESKSKEYNMVEKDYNELSVTIESLKSLYADKEELLSSLATGLSSKGSFDGGYNAQLSLTKSKINDAQVSIKQSHMRINMLEKELASNEPLLLRAKKDNAEKHVQLEDSKKKKRELESKLEASGFNPKVIYELKNKETQLNKELYELTADAERLKRKVANLEFNYSKSAVTFDPKCVKGLAAQVFTLEKENFGSANALQVCAGGRLFNVIVDTEHTASELLEKGGLRKRVTIIPLNKISTRVIGPSTLEKAKQLSPGNVELALDLIVYEPEVSKAMEYIFGNSLICKHAETAKMVTFNPQIRARSITLDGDIYDPEGTLSGGSRGGTNSFLIDIQTFNEASRKIKTIEKELEHIHSQQVEYENASKVTRSLQNELRLVEHKLQLEEKAISSNPSVELLRKNEEMQREITSCAESITCSEHQIVELQAQLVNIQKDMEEFNADKGVKLQQLQQQLTSLGEEIKHKEEENEKKYDLYQSLQMETDQLQNDINSLGEEVIEKESQIKTLHTNLKLLRESFSQKSSEMETVKQDLTEARNRLIEMYAEMKEMESLLKKKNSNLTKNELEVQKLSHEIIKLTSAKDVYQQQLQELTEEHKWLEDDIMVSNIINQNTDANLNEYRERVKILEEKFQGMKRKVNPNVMSIIESVEKEERKLQKMIDTIEEDKNKIIETMKKLNGYKRETLMKTWQKVNVDFGNIFADLLPKSFAKLVPVEGSDISAGLEVKVKLGSIWKESLVELSGGQRSLIALSLILALLQFKPAPMYILDEVDAALDLSHTQNIGHLIKTRFKGSQFIVVSLKEGMFTNANRIFRTRFQEGTSVVSIM, encoded by the coding sequence ATGAGGGTTGAGGAATTGATTATTGATGGATTTAAGTCCTATGCTACTAGAACCGTGATATCAGATTGGGATCGTCAATTTAACGCTATTACGGGTCTCAATGGTTCAGGTAAATCTAATATTTTGGATGCTATATGCTTTGTTTTGGGTATTACTTCCATGGCAACTGTTAGGGCGCAAAACTTACAAGATTTGATCTATAAAAGGGGTCAGGCTGGTGTTGTGAAGGCCAGTGTGACTATAGTATTCGATAACACTGATGTGGCAGGCTCTCCAATTGGGTTTGAGAGTTACCCCAAAATCTCGGTGACTCGGCAGATCGCCCTTGGTGGAACCAGCAAGTACCTTATCAATGGACATAGGGCGCAACAGCAAACAGTGCTTCATCTATTCCAGTCGGTACAATTGAATATTAACAATCCGAACTTCCTTATTATGCAGGGAAAGATTACTAAACTGCTGAACATGAAGCCAACTGAAATCTTGTCGTTGATCGAGGAAGCTGCAGGTACCAGGATGTTTGAGGATATGAAGGAAAAGGCTATGCGTATCATGGCCAAGAAGGAAACCAAGTTACAAGAGAATAGGACTTTGCTGGAAGAGGAAATTAAGCCTAAGCTTAATAAATTTAGGAATGAGGAGAGAGCCTTCATAGAGTTTCAAGAAACACAAAATGAACTGGAAAAGTTACTGCAAGTAGTCAGCGCTTACGATTACCGTTCTCTGGTTACGAAGAATGCATCAACTCAGGAAGTTTTGGAGCAGAATGCTCAGCGAACTGAGGAGCTTCAAATTGAAATAGAAAGGTACAAAAGTGAAATTAATAGCTTAAACGAAGATTTCGCTGCAATAAAGAAACAAAAAGAGCTTGAGTTCTTGAAGGATGGAGCGGTATCCACCTTGGAAAAGCACCTAAATGAGTTATCTACCGAACTTTCAAGGTTATCCACCAATATTTCAATAGCACAGGATGACTTGAAGGAGGAAGAAACCAACGTATTAGCCATCAAAAAAGCATTAGAAGTTTCTAGAGCTCAATTGGAGTCGAAATCGAAGGAATATAACATGGTTGAGAAAGACTATAACGAATTAAGCGTCACTATTGAAAGCCTAAAATCTTTATATGCAGATAAAGAGGAGCTTTTATCCTCATTAGCAACAGGCCTCTCCTCCAAAGGGTCTTTTGATGGTGGTTATAATGCACAATTATCCTTGACTAAATCGAAAATAAACGATGCACAGGTTTCAATTAAGCAATCTCATATGCGAATAAATATGCTAgaaaaggaattggcaagTAATGAGCCATTACTCCTGCGTGCAAAGAAGGACAACGCTGAGAAACATGTTCAGTTAGAAGATAGtaagaaaaagaagagaGAGCTTGAATCAAAATTAGAGGCATCTGGCTTTAATCCAAAGGTAATATAtgaattaaaaaataaagaaaCACAGTTAAACAAGGAACTCTATGAGCTTACGGCTGATGCTGAGCGTTTAAAAAGGAAAGTAGCTAACCTTGAATTTAATTATTCGAAGTCGGCAGTAACATTTGATCCAAAATGTGTGAAAGGCCTAGCAGCTCAGGTTTTTACTCTTGAAAAGGAAAACTTTGGAAGTGCCAATGCACTTCAAGTTTGCGCTGGGGGACGATTATTTAATGTTATAGTGGATACAGAACATACAGCGTCTGAACTGCTAGAAAAAGGCGGGTTACGGAAGAGGGTTACTATCATACCATTGAATAAAATTTCAACAAGAGTAATTGGACCCAGTACGTTGGAAAAGGCTAAACAGCTTTCCCCAGGGAACGTAGAATTAGCCTTGGATTTAATCGTTTACGAACCGGAAGTTTCAAAAGCTATGGAGTATATCTTCGGTAACAGTTTGATATGTAAACATGCTGAGACTGCCAAAATGGTTACCTTTAACCCTCAAATAAGAGCGCGCAGCATCACACTCGACGGAGATATTTACGATCCGGAAGGTACTTTATCTGGAGGTAGCAGAGGTGGGACAAATTCATTTTTGATTGATATTCAAACGTTCAATGAAGCATCTAGAAAGATCAAAACTATAGAAAAAGAGCTAGAACATATACATTCGCAACAAGTCGAGTACGAAAATGCGTCGAAAGTTACTAGATCCTTGCAGAATGAACTACGACTTGTTGAACATAAGTTGCAGTTAGAAGAAAAAGCCATTTCCTCCAATCCCTCCGTTGAGCTATTACGAAAAAACGAAGAAATGCAACGGGAGATTACTTCTTGTGCTGAGTCGATTACATGTAGTGAACATCAAATTGTGGAGCTACAAGCACAATTAGTCAATATTCAGAAGGATATGGAAGAGTTTAATGCAGATAAAGGAGTTAAGCTTCAGCAATTACAACAGCAACTAACATCGTTAGGCGAAGAAATTAAGCataaagaagaagaaaacgAAAAAAAGTACGACTTATATCAAAGTTTGCAAATGGAGACTGATCAATTGCAAAATGATATTAATAGTTTGGGTGAAGAAGTCATTGAAAAGGAATCTCAAATAAAAACGCTTCATACCAACCTAAAATTACTTCGCGAGTCATTTTCCCAAAAAAGCTCAGAGATGGAAACTGTCAAGCAGGACTTAACTGAAGCGAGGAATCGCTTAATAGAAATGTATGCTGAGATGAAGGAAATGGAGTCACTACTTAAGAAAAAGAACTCAAATCTTACAAAAAACGAACTTGAGGTGCAAAAACTATCTCACGAAATTATTAAGCTCACAAGTGCTAAAGATGTCTACCAACAGCAGCTTCAAGAATTAACTGAAGAACACAAATGGCTTGAAGATGATATAATGGTTTCAAACATCATTAACCAAAATACTGACGCAAATTTAAACGAATACCGTGAAAGGGTTAAAATATTGGAAGAAAAGTTTCAAGGAATGAAGCGTAAAGTGAATCCTAATGTTATGAGCATAATAGAGAGTGTAGAGAAGGAAGAAAGAAAGTTGCAGAAGATGATTGACACTATTGAAGAggataaaaataaaattataGAAACAATGAAGAAATTAAATGGATACAAACGCGAAACGCTGATGAAGACCTGGCAAAAGGTTAACGTCGACTTTGGGAATATTTTTGCTGATCTTTTGCCTAAATCATTTGCAAAGCTGGTGCCAGTAGAAGGGAGTGATATCAGTGCAGGTTTGGAAGTGAAAGTTAAACTTGGGAGCATATGGAAGGAGAGTTTGGTAGAACTTTCTGGTGGACAAAGATCTCTGATCGCTTTATCTTTAATACTGGCTCTATTACAGTTTAAACCAGCTCCTATGTATATTTTGGATGAGGTTGATGCTGCTCTTGACTTAAGTCATACACAAAATATTGGGCACCTGATCAAGACAAGGTTCAAAGGTTCTCAATTTATTGTTGTATCACTAAAAGAAGGTATGTTTACGAATGCTAATAGAATATTTAGAACAAGATTTCAAGAGGGTACATCAGTGGTAAGCATAATGTAA
- the MET10 gene encoding sulfite reductase subunit alpha (Syntenic homolog of Ashbya gossypii AGR237C; Syntenic homolog of Saccharomyces cerevisiae YFR030W (MET10)), whose amino-acid sequence MTSGLPVNPYDKPNDSWDSLTYKRPTSVINSVLNAALDSIFSYKTVSDPDLLDSDLKLPLVRRDSLFFKELEIRNGAGLTALGYHQTKSGLSGIIAPGYALKYFLSTFKTEYESSARFVFNIGALDYDENNGVLTNEHATVLNISASLGIPVIMPLSVWEVSATTQLAVAVAKYGNGIGAMHLFDGAMFSKSIVRFGQSVDLITPEALKLESNVSIDKIIDAFNKNSKIRLSRIDYFGDSTPQTVFVANSTEVDLLSKVIDQYEIAAGLIGVRIPVPFDTDKFLALIPSTVKNIVIIGQALGTSSSCYLKPFVSASLFYAGRRDIKVSEYTFRPDFLWSQQTAAQVIKKYISIPELKKPTKVKDFAFWCLDKTPEFHFADVIAHNLSLERDLAITYRTKFDNISKAGIFYAQLSTYPINERQPISNIGEASVAVVGDPSILSVFNVASSVQSNGTIIIGTGGITLAPFNAEEVDAFKQSLNLPQEIWETIYDKKIRLAFVDYKSISDDSITKDILLSDVLQAVFWKYAYDYRNDQIIESLARISEPSKTVTDDIISHIFVNGIVEIPETSLFITKPEHVAEEQEEQEDIIAETLKHHLLETSFGPNIDPLTIDNDIETRTRSSIAKHLVFEEVYQTSYALRPDLPINNYILKVKENKRITPIEYNRNIFQIEFDISGTGLTYTIGEALGVHAPNNRADVLRFLEFYGLDENEIIAIPAATDPTYVENTTVFNVFSDRLDIFGKPPKKFYESLVEFAKDETDKRRLQDLISPAGASQLKAYQDEEYYTYFDVLELFPSVRPPLSDLIQLISPLKRREYSIASSQKVHTNELHLLVVVVDWIDKRGRKRYGQASKFLADLAVGGELVVSVKPSVMKLPPLTEQPIIMAGLGTGLAPFKAIVEEKAWQKQQGFQIGKIYLFLGSRHKREEYLYGEHWEAYKKAGIITHIGAAFSRDQPEKIYIQDRIREVLDDLRIAMAENEGYFYLCGPTWPVPDITQVLKDIIEADAKIKNIEINLEAAIEDLKESSRYILEVY is encoded by the coding sequence ATGACTTCAGGTTTACCTGTTAACCCATATGACAAACCCAATGACTCTTGGGATTCTTTGACTTACAAAAGGCCTACAAGTGTAATTAACTCGGTGCTTAATGCTGCCTTGGACTCAATATTCAGTTACAAAACAGTATCAGACCCAGATTTGCTTGATTCAGACTTGAAGCTGCCGCTAGTCAGGCGTGATTCCCTATTCTTTAAAGAATTGGAGATAAGAAATGGCGCTGGACTTACTGCTCTTGGTTATCATCAGACTAAGAGCGGGCTTTCTGGGATTATAGCACCAGGATATGCGTTGAAGTATTTTTTGAGTACTTTCAAAACGGAGTACGAAAGTAGCGCGAGATTCGTGTTCAATATTGGCGCTTTGGACTACGACGAGAATAATGGAGTGCTTACTAACGAGCATGCGACAGTTCTTAATATATCTGCGAGCTTGGGTATTCCGGTTATTATGCCTTTATCAGTGTGGGAAGTATCTGCAACTACACAGTTGGCGGTAGCAGTAGCAAAATACGGGAACGGTATAGGAGCAATGCACCTATTTGATGGTGCAATGTTTTCCAAGTCAATTGTAAGATTTGGTCAGAGTGTAGACCTAATCACACCAGAAGCTTTGAAACTTGAGTCTAATGTATCGATTGACAAAATTATCGATGCCTTTAATAAAAATTCTAAGATCAGGCTCAGCAGGATTGATTATTTTGGGGACAGTACCCCACAAACTGTATTTGTTGCCAATTCTACAGAAGTGGACCTATTATCCAAAGTAATTGATCAGTATGAAATAGCTGCAGGATTAATTGGTGTCAGGATTCCAGTTCCTTTTGATACAGACAAGTTTTTGGCCCTGATACCATCTACCGTCAAAAATATTGTTATTATTGGTCAAGCACTTGGTACTTCTTCATCCTGTTACCTAAAGCCATTTGTTTCTGCATCATTATTTTATGCAGGGAGAAGAGATATCAAAGTATCTGAATATACATTCAGACCAGACTTCTTATGGTCCCAACAAACAGCTGCACAGGTTATCAAAAAGTATATCTCTATACCAGAACTcaagaaaccaacaaaaGTCAAAGATTTCGCCTTCTGGTGTTTGGATAAGACTCCCGAATTTCATTTTGCAGATGTAATAGCACATAACTTGTCCTTAGAGAGGGACTTAGCTATTACCTATAGAACGAAATTTGACAATATTAGCAAAGCCGGAATATTCTATGCTCAGTTATCTACATACCCAATCAATGAGCGCCAGCCTATTAGCAATATTGGGGAAGCATCCGTAGCTGTGGTAGGTGATCCTAGCATATTATCTGTTTTCAATGTAGCCTCCAGCGTACAATCGAACGGTACGATTATAATTGGCACCGGAGGTATAACCCTGGCGCCGTTCAATGCGGAAGAAGTCGATGCATTCAAACAAAGCCTAAATCTTCCACAGGAGATATGGGAAACTATTTATGATAAGAAAATAAGGTTAGCCTTTGTGGACTATAAATCTATAAGCGATGACAGTATTACTAAAGACATTTTATTGTCTGATGTGTTGCAAGCTGTATTTTGGAAGTATGCATATGATTACAGAAACGATCAAATCATAGAAAGCCTAGCAAGGATATCTGAACCAAGTAAAACTGTCACTGATGATATTATTTCCCATATATTTGTTAATGGTATTGTAGAGATACCCGAAACTTCGTTGTTTATAACAAAACCAGAACATGTTGCGGAAGAACAGGAAGAACAAGAAGATATTATTGCAGAGACATTAAAACACCACCTTTTGGAGACATCTTTTGGACCAAATATAGATCCTCTTACTATTGATAATGATATTGAGACAAGGACCAGATCTTCCATTGCAAAGCATTTAGTATTTGAAGAAGTATACCAAACCTCTTATGCTCTGCGGCCCGACTTACCAATTAACAACTACATCCTTAAGGTTAAAGAAAACAAAAGAATCACTCCCATTGAATATAACAGAAATATCTTTCAGATTGAATTTGATATTTCTGGCACCGGCTTAACTTATACCATTGGAGAAGCCTTGGGTGTACATGCTCCGAATAACAGAGCTGATGTTCTGCGGTTCCTAGAATTCTACGGGTTGGATGAAAACGAGATTATTGCAATCCCAGCAGCGACGGATCCAACATACGTGGAGAACACGACTGTGTTTAATGTTTTTAGTGACAGACTAGATATATTTGGAAAGCCTCCAAAGAAGTTCTATGAATCGTTAGTTGAGTTTGCGAAGGATGAAACTGATAAACGCAGATTACAGGATTTGATATCTCCAGCAGGTGCCTCACAGTTAAAGGCATACCAGGATGAGGAATATTATACTTATTTTGATGTCTTAGAGCTCTTTCCATCTGTTAGACCGCCACTATCAGACCTAATTCAGTTAATATCACCTttaaaaagaagagaaTACTCCATTGCTTCTTCCCAAAAGGTTCATACAAATGAATTACATCTTTTAGTGGTTGTTGTTGACTGGATCGATAAAAGGGGAAGGAAGAGATATGGCCAAGCATCTAAATTCCTTGCTGATCTAGCTGTTGGTGGCGAACTAGTTGTAAGCGTTAAACCTTCAGTAATGAAGTTGCCACCATTGACCGAACAGCCAATTATAATGGCAGGGTTGGGGACTGGACTAGCACCTTTTAAGGCAATTGTCGAAGAAAAAGCATGGCAAAAACAGCAAGGGTTTCAGATTGGCAAAATATACTTGTTTTTAGGATCAAGGCATAAGCGTGAGGAATACCTTTATGGCGAGCATTGGGAGGCATATAAAAAGGCAGGTATAATAACCCATATAGGTGCAGCATTCTCTCGAGATCAACCAGAGAAAATATATATCCAAGATCGTATCAGGGAAGTTTTAGATGATTTAAGGATCGCTATGGCTGAGAATGAAGGATATTTTTATTTGTGTGGACCAACATGGCCAGTTCCTGATATAACCCAGGTTCTAAAAGACATAATTGAAGCTGACGCTAAAATTAAGAATATTGAAATAAACTTGGAAGCAGCGATTGAAGACCTTAAGGAATCATCTCGGTATATTCTAGAGGTTTATTGA
- the VID28 gene encoding glucose-induced degradation complex subunit VID28 (Syntenic homolog of Ashbya gossypii AGR238C; Syntenic homolog of Saccharomyces cerevisiae YIL017C (VID28)): MADCIDKNISHQYADIDLTFVCNLKNRMVGDQICKLQIFHKDAKLIYKLIGIDYSDTKLKLESLDLLLSLMNLDPDIRNQLDFHYADTVAKILQSIELNEDCPIELCYKTAKLVNLCLNNCDIHYKTDSIDVHGSVPECFGKLLSSYLSESRPMCSDERSVLWASTIFELSILVLKCGHEDRLPPDVVESLETLLLSIVETYIPQLDCKYVIQLSIPHKAHQEPFQPTSNKGLYPNEPLPFTSAPNGVEIYNPLDEALFWLTVVLYVETFKVNPTRSNLWLNTSFTIFIASLLKSNNINLRSCAVYFLSTPYFFNPKNKLPMQPLQLWLPTLINLVNYSDVPWWLSPIDTITKLISYFNSQNPLNNEVIEFLYRTNILHGLITVFVKCLSLDYQTAASLATITSYLKLFSQVTSNDEKCRLLLLEDGRLMQHLEHALQTHLDLLSMFLLNTEKMQLSLSPEDSMPPFYTSKLTLQWVTLLKSFSRSVNSLRTRLRRTLLGDQLLQLAETIYTLLKRASFASDELLTAEMEILAMVFAVISNFAMEFSNLQVYMVKHGVLQMAHDILVDPIFNDQAICNEEYELYKQRFPPANIGAVKVNVLWMLKHLIYNSSTEDKLDLLKVIPMDTILEYINDKNSAVQEQCFQLLRNLTCNSRKVINMLLYHFVDKQSQVNCEDTELSKYVMRSTYLFEFLTHKLRTLDPKNSHQMGTIVSIIHIIVNFTVINESKRHMVIEQEELLEIVKTILSESRENCSRYCNNEEAKLGCIWMLTNLIWNSSFSSYTHSAPIEYTPTAPTSDSSIRHPSDLRSARLEATTGASFSDDSEDNADADDEGVDVDDAEFVRFPVSSPNARNPALTRYRRLEKIGFYELIHERTFDEFLNVRERARTLLFHMDMLRKGGSNT, encoded by the coding sequence ATGGCAGACTGTATAGACAAAAATATCTCCCATCAATATGCTGATATTGACTTAACTTTTGTTTGCAATTTAAAGAATCGGATGGTTGGTGATCAAATATGCAAATTACAAATATTTCATAAGGATGCAAAGTTGATCTATAAACTAATTGGTATAGATTACTCTGATACTAAATTAAAACTTGAAAGTTTGGATTTGCTTTTGAGTCTAATGAATTTGGATCCAGATATTCGAAATCAACTTGACTTTCATTATGCCGATACTGTTGCTAAAATATTACAATCAATAGAGTTAAATGAGGATTGTCCTATTGAGTTATGCTACAAGACAGCTAAATTGGTTAATTTATGTCTTAATAACTGTGATATACACTACAAAACAGATTCTATTGATGTACATGGGTCTGTTCCCGAATGTTTTGGTAAGCTCTTGTCGTCCTATTTAAGCGAAAGCCGACCGATGTGCTCAGACGAACGTAGCGTACTTTGGGCTTCAACGATTTTTGAATTGTCGATATTGGTTTTGAAATGTGGACATGAGGATCGTCTTCCGCCGGACGTAGTAGAATCTTTGGAGACATTGTTGCTTTCTATCGTGGAGACTTATATCCCTCAATTGGATTGCAAATATGTTATACAACTAAGCATTCCTCATAAAGCGCACCAAGAGCCGTTTCAACCGACTAGTAATAAGGGTCTTTACCCTAACGAACCGCTACCATTTACTAGCGCTCCGAATGGTGTAGAAATCTACAACCCATTAGATGAGGCACTCTTCTGGCTAACAGTTGTATTATATGTGGAGACATTTAAAGTTAATCCTACACGATCAAACCTATGGCTCAACACCTCATTTACTATATTCATTGCTAGTCTATTGAAATCTAATAATATCAATTTGAGATCATGTGCGGTATACTTCCTATCTACCCCATACTTCTTCAATCCCAAAAACAAGCTTCCAATGCAGCCTTTACAGTTGTGGTTACCTACACTAATTAACCTTGTTAATTATAGTGATGTTCCATGGTGGCTTTCTCCAATAGATACGATCACGAAGCTAATTTCATATTTTAACAGTCAAAATCCGCTAAACAATGAAGTCATTGAATTTCTTTATCGCACAAATATTCTCCATGGGTTAATAACTGTGTTTGTTAAATGCTTATCTTTAGACTACCAAACCGCTGCTTCTTTGGCCACAATTACCTCGTATCTTAAGTTGTTCTCTCAGGTGACAAGCAACGATGAGAAGTGCCGCCTATTGTTATTGGAAGATGGTCGCCTAATGCAACATTTAGAGCATGCGTTACAGACTCATTTGGATTTGTTGAGCATGTTTTTATTGAATACTGAAAAAATGCAACTTTCCCTATCACCAGAAGACTCGATGCCACCATTTTACACAAGCAAATTAACTTTGCAATGGGTAACCCTCTTAAAATCATTTTCTAGGAGTGTAAACTCGTTACGGACTAGATTAAGACGGACACTTCTCGGTGACCAATTGCTGCAATTAGCGGAGACAATATACACCTTGCTAAAGCGTGCCAGCTTCGCTAGTGACGAGCTTTTAACCGCGGAAATGGAAATTTTGGCTATGGTTTTTGCTGTAATTTCCAACTTTGCGATGGAGTTCTCCAACTTACAGGTGTACATGGTTAAACATGGTGTACTGCAAATGGCCCATGATATTTTAGTTGATCCGATATTTAATGACCAGGCCATTTGTAACGAAGAATATGAACTTTACAAGCAGCGGTTCCCACCGGCTAACATCGGTGCAGTAAAAGTTAACGTCCTTTGGATGCTAAAGCATCTAATATACAACTCTAGTACGGAGGATAAACTTGATCTATTAAAGGTTATCCCAATGGACACGATACTAGAATATATCAATGACAAAAACTCAGCAGTGCAAGAGCAGTGCTTTCAGCTACTTCGGAATTTAACCTGCAACTCTAGAAAAGTTATTAACATGCTTTTGTATCACTTTGTGGATAAACAGTCTCAGGTTAACTGTGAGGACACCGAACTCTCCAAATACGTTATGCGTTCAACCTACCTTTTCGAGTTCCTAACCCACAAATTGCGTACATTAGATCCTAAAAACTCTCATCAGATGGGTACCATTGTCTCTATTATTCACATTATTGTCAATTTTACAGTGATAAACGAGAGCAAGCGGCACATGGTCATAGAACAAGAGGAATTATTGGAAATAGTTAAGACAATACTATCCGAATCGAGAGAAAATTGCAGCAGGTACTGTAATAACGAGGAGGCCAAGTTAGGCTGCATTTGGATGCTAACGAATCTCATCTGGAACTCATCGTTCAGCAGCTATACTCACAGTGCCCCTATTGAGTACACGCCGACTGCTCCAACAAGCGATTCGTCTATAAGACATCCCTCAGATTTGCGGTCTGCACGTTTAGAAGCGACAACAGGTGCCTCATTTTCAGATGACTCGGAAGATAATGCAGATGCAGATGATGAAGGAGTTGATGTTGATGATGCTGAGTTCGTGCGTTTCCCGGTGAGTTCACCAAATGCCAGGAATCCGGCACTTACAAGGTACAGAAGGTTAGAAAAGATTGGATTCTACGAACTAATACATGAACGAACATTTGATGAATTCCTGAATGTGCGTGAGAGAGCAAGGACTCTATTGTTCCATATGGATATGTTACGGAAAGGCGGTTCAAATACTTAA
- the SNL1 gene encoding Snl1p (Syntenic homolog of Ashbya gossypii AGR239W; Syntenic homolog of Saccharomyces cerevisiae YIL016W (SNL1)) → MEQIIGHARDIYNSGVKRHVDSFFGPLIKKHSNDQMALAVASTIGALLMTYVVCSKFVRNGKSKAGVKKSKKKRSKGNGFTEYQKKQPLTLEEKIDKVLEKFNTEYKSGIENLVATFEAETESHVYQCNFYNEMLLKLLIELDGIDLAGVTGERKLLLKKNRKDAIMQIQQQLKTIDKLRLT, encoded by the coding sequence ATGGAACAGATAATTGGTCACGCGCGTGATATCTATAATAGCGGGGTTAAGAGACATGTGGATTCATTTTTTGGGCCGCTGATCAAAAAGCATTCTAATGACCAAATGGCATTAGCTGTTGCATCAACCATTGGCGCTTTATTAATGACTTACGTGGTCTGCAGTAAGTTTGTCAGAAATGGTAAGAGCAAAGCCGGTGTCAAaaagagcaagaagaagaggtCTAAGGGGAACGGTTTTACTGAATACCAGAAGAAACAACCTTTGACATTGGAAGAGAAAATCGATAAGGTTCTGGAGAAGTTCAATACGGAGTATAAGAGCGGTATCGAAAACCTGGTAGCGACTTTCGAAGCTGAGACTGAGAGTCATGTATACCAGTGCAATTTTTACAACGAAATGCTTTTGAAGCTTTTGATTGAATTGGATGGAATAGACTTAGCGGGTGTTACCGGAGAAAGGAAGTTACTACTGAAAAAGAACCGGAAAGATGCGATTATGCAGATACAGCAACAGTTGAAAACTATCGACAAGCTGAGATTAACTTAG